TCGACCGAGGTCGCCGAGTTCATCGACTCCCTCGGCGTCACGGTCTACGAGGGCTACGGCCTCTCGGAGACGTCGCCGATCGCGACCGCGAACTGGCCGAACAACCGCAAGATCGGCAGCGTCGGCAAGGCGATCCCGGGCGTCTCCGTGTCGATCTCGGACGACGGCGAGATCGTCGTCCACGGCCCGAACGTGATGAAGGGCTACCACAACCGCCCCGACGAGAACGCGGCCGTGCGCACCGCCGACGGCGGCTTCAAGACCGGCGACATGGGGCGCATCGACAAGGACGGCTTCCTCTTCATCACCGGCCGCCTCAAGGAGCAGTACAAGCTCGAGAACGGCAAGTACGTCGTGCCGACGCCGCTCGAGGAGCAGCTCAAGCTCTCGCCGCTCGTCCTCAACTGCATGGTCTACGGCGACAACAAGCCGTACAACGTCGCGCTCGTCGTCGCGAACGTCGACGCGCTGAAGAAGTGGGCCTCCGACAACGGCCTCGGCGAGTCGGACCCCGACAAGCTCCTCGCCCACACGAAGGTGCGTGGCCTCATGAAGAAGGAGATCGACACCTACGGCGAGAAGTTCAAGGGCTTCGAGGGCGTGAAGGACTTCGCGCTCATCGGCGACGACTTCACGACCGAGAACGGGCTCCTCACCCCGAGCCTCAAGGTCAAGCGGCGGCAGGTCACCGACAAGTACAAAGACGTGATCGAGTCGCTCTACGAGAAGAAGAAGGAGAAGGCGGCGTAAGCCGCTCAGGTCGGCACCGCGTCGGTCCCGGCGCCGCACACGAGCGCGCAGGGACGGCGCGCGCCGGCGAGCGGGGCGCGGCGCGCGAGCACCGCCGCGACGGCGGCCGCGCCCGAGAGCTCGACGCCGACCCCGACGTTCGCGAGCAGCCAGCGCGCGGCGTCGCGCATCTCGTCGTCGGTGACGAGCACGATCTCGTCCACCACCTCGCGCACGATCTCGAACGTGTACCGCTCCGATCGTCGCGGCGCGAGCGTGCCCGCCTTCGTCGCGATCGCGGGGAGCTCGATCACGTCGTTCGCCCGCAGCGACTCGTAGAGCGTCGGCGCGCCGGCGGGCTCGACGCCGACGATACGGAGGCCCGGGCGGAGGAGGCGCGCGGCCTTGCCGGCGCCGGCGACGAGGCCCCCGCCGCCGATCGCGACGACGAGCGCGTCGGTGTCGGGCGCCTGCTCGAAGAGCTCGAGCGCGATCGTGCCTTGGCCCGCGACGACGTCGGGATCGGCGAACGGGTGCACGTAGGTGAGGCCGTCGCGCTCGGCGCGCGCGATCGCGGCGGCGTGGGCGTCGTCCCAGACGTCGCCGGCGCGCACGACCGTCGCGCCCCAGCGCTCGATCCGCCGCGCCTTCTCCGCCGAGGTGTGGTTCGGGAGGTAGACCGTCGTCGGCGTCCCGACCGCGTGCCCCGCGAACGCGACCGCGAGCCCGTGGTTGCCGCCCGACGCGGTGACGATCCCGCGCGCAGCGACCTCGGGCGGGAGCGCGAGGACGCGGTTCAGCGCGCCGCGCGCCTTGAACGAGCCCGTCACCTGGAGGCACTCGAGCTTCAGCCGCAGCGGCGCGTCGAGCCGATCGTCGACCGCGGGCGTGACCTCCGCGCCGGCGCCCGCCGGCACGACGCCGGGGACGACGTCGACGACGCGCGTCGTGAGGATGCGGTCGCGCACGCGGGCGCGGGCGGCGTCGAAGAACGCGCGATCGATCATCGTATTCGGACGACGACGTTGTCGTAGCGGAGGCCGATCGTCTCGCTCGTGCGCTGGCTCGTGTAGAAGGCGCCGACGTAGGCATCGGCGACGTCGCAGCTCGGCGCGAACGTGACGGGGACGTCGCCGAGCGCCCGGCCGTCGACGGTGAGGGTGGTGACTCCCCGTGCGTTCGGCGGCGCCGAGCTCTCGAGGAGCAGGTGGTGGCGGCGCTTCGGCTCGAACGTCCCGACGTCGGTGGGCCGCGCGCCGCCGACGAGCTTGAGGTTGTTCGTCGCGTCGACGGCGAGCCCGAGCGTCGCGGCGCAGTCCTCGCCGCGGATGACGAAGCCCGCGATGACGGCGTACTCCATCGCGATCGTGTCGACGACGAAGTCGAGCTCCAGCGTCATCGTCGTCTTCGCGGGGTAATCGACGAGGTGGACGGTGCCGTGCCCGCCATGGTCGTTCTGCCCCTGCCTCGTGTCGGAGACGTCGATCGCGAACGCGCCGCCGGCGACGGAGGCCTTCCACCAGTCTCCGCTCTGCGAGAGGAGGTCGAAGCCGAAGGGCGAGGCCGCCGGCGCGTCGAAGTCGAGGCACTTCGTGGCGCGCACGGTGCTGCAGAAGGGCGCGCTCGCGTTGGTGGTCGACGCGCCGCCGGTGCTCGAGGTCGAGGACGACGAAGACGACGAGGTCGACGACGGGCGGCCGGCGTCGGACGCGACGGGCGTCGGACCCTGGAGGTCGAGGCCGCACGCGGAGACGACGACGAGCACGGCGACGCGACGCACACCCCAAGCCTACGCGATCCGCGGCTATGATCGGAGGATGCGTGCGGCGGTGATCCAGCTCTCGAGCCAGGACGATGTGCGGAAGAACCTCGAGCGCGCGACGGCGCTCGTCGCGGAGGCGGCGCGCGCGGGCGCGACGCTCATCGCGCTGCCGGAGAACTTCGCGTTCATGGGGGAGGAGTCGCACAAACGGGAGATCGCGGAGAGCACGGAGGAGGGGAGTCAGGGGCCGATCACGAAGGCGATCGTGGAGGCGGCGCGCGCGAGCGGCGTCTGGCTCGTCGCGGGCGGGATGCCGGAGAAGACGGCGGACCCCGCGCGCCCGTTCAACACGTCGCTCCTCGTCTCGCCCGAGGGCGCCGTCGTCGCGCGCTACCGGAAGATCCATCTCTTCGACGTCGACCTCCCCGACGGCACGAAGCTCCTCGAGAGCGGCGCGACCTCGGCCGGGAGCGAGCCCAACGTGGCGACGCTCGAACCGGAGCGGAAGCTCGGGATGACGATCTGCTACGACCTCCGGTTCCCCGAGCTCTATCGCCGCCTCGCGAGCGAAGGCGTCCGCATCGTCACGGTGCCGGCGGCGTTCACGCTCACGACGGGGAAGGACCACTGGCACGTCCTGCTCCGCGCGCGCGCGATCGAAAACCAAGTCTTCGTCCTCGCGCCGGCGCAGCACGGGCGGCATCCGCGGAACCGGCAGACCTACGGCAAGAGCCTCATCGTCGATCCGTGGGGCGACGTCCTCGCGCAAGCGGCGGAGGGCGAGGGCTGGGCCGCCGCGACGCTCGACTTCGCGGCGCAGGACCGCGTGCGCGCGTCGCTGCCGTGCCTCACGCACCGTCGGCTTTAGTCGCCGCGGGCAGGTCTTCGGACGGCTTCGTCGGCGGGGCGACGGAGAGCTTGTCGTCGGACTCGACGATCATCGACGGCGGCGTCATCGACGGGACGCCGGCCGGCAGGACGAGCGAGTCGGGCGGCGGCTCGATGCCGGGGAAGTTGCGGAAGCCTTCGCACGACTTCCGCTTGTTCGCGAAGAACGGGATCGCGCGGAGCGTGAGCTTGAACCACGCCGAGAGCTTCTGGAAGAACGAGCGCTGCACGATCTCGGGGCGCTCCTTCGCGATCTCGGTGAAGTCGATGTAGATCGTCTTCACCTCGCCGAGGCCCTCGAGGTCCTCCTTGCTCTCCTTGCCGAGCGGCTTGAGGTCCGGATCGAGCCGCTCGAACACCGGCTCGCTCATGAGCATGTACTCGGGGATCGGCACGTTGTTCTTGAGGAGGCGGTGGACGAAGATGACGTCGACGCCCGCGAGCTCGGTGAGGCGCTTGATGCGCTGGAAGGCGACCTCGCCGACGTGGGCGACGAACTTCAGCGTGAGCTGCGCGGCTTGCACGCAGCTGTCGCAGTTGCAGAGGCGGTCGGACTCGAACTCGGCCTGCTTCTCGAGGAAGGCGCGGCGGATGCGGCCCGCGATGCTCGCGAACTGCGCGAGCGCGTCCTTGTCGCTCTGCTGCTGGGGGAGCTTCGCGTAGAAGAAGGCGGCGTCGCCCTCGAGCTTCGCGAGCTTCAGCTTCGGCTCCGCGCCGTCGATGACGGCCTCGAGCAACGTCGCGATGATGACCTGCGCGTGCGCGAGGTTCACGCGATGAAGCTTCATGAACTTCGTGTACCCGCCGATGTCGGCGATCACGAGGAGTGCCCGCTCACTCACGCGGTGAGCGTATCACCGTTACAAGTGGTCGCGTGCGATGTCGGCCCAGGTGCCGGTGGGCTCGAGCTCGAGGTAGCGCTTCCAGTGGACGCGCGCGCGGGCCTTGTCGGCGAGGGCCTCGTAGGCCATCGCGAGGTTGAAGTGGGCGTCGGCGAAGCGCGGGTCCGTCTTGATCGCAGCTTCGAAGTAGGTGACGGCCCGCGACGCATAGCCGCGCTCGAGCATCACGTAGCCGAGGTTGTAGTGCGCCTCGGGCTGGCGCTCGTCGATCGCGAGGGCCTTGCGGTAGAGCTGCTCCGCGCCGGCCTCGTCGCCGCGGCGGAAGCGGATGTTGCCGAGGTTCGTGTACGCGATGGCGAGGTTCGGATCGAGCTCGGTCGCCTTCTTGTAGAGCTCCTCGGCTTGATCGAAGGAGGTGGGGTCTTCGTCGAGCGCGCTCGCGCGCATGTAGAAGTCGTAGGCGGAGCGGGCGCGGAGGCCGTCGGGCTCTTGCCGCAGCACGCGCACGACGTCGTCGCGGAGGCCGTCGACGCGGAAGTCGAGCACCATCTGTCCGCTCACCGGCTCGAACGCGCCGTCCTCCGCCTTCACGACGACCTTGCGTCCGTCGGAGACGATGCGGAGCTCCTGGAGCGGGCGCGTGACGCGGGGGAGCGCGCGGCGGAGCGCGCCGATCGCCTGGACGACGTCCTTGAGGCGGATGTTCTGATCGAGGAGCCCGCGCGTGGCGCGGAGCGCGATGAGGTCCTGGAACGTGTACGCCTTGCGGCCGTTGCGCGTGGCGCTCGGCGAGACGACGTTCGACTTGTCGAGGTTCCGGAGGCGCGCGACCGTGACGCCGAGGAGCTTCGCGACCTCACGCGGGGAGAACACGTCGGTGACGGGCTCGCCCGTGCTCGGCGGGGGAGGAGTGGGCTCGGGCGCCGGCGGCGCCACCGGCTCGGCGTGCTGGATGCGCCCGCCGCCGGGACCGAACGCGACGTGGATGACCTGGCCACCCTTCTTCGCGTCCGGCTTCTTCTGCCCGCCCTTGGTGTTGCCCTTTTGCTTCTTCGAGGTCGGCATGCCGTCGATGACGAGGTTCATGGCAGAGTCCTCGTGACCCTCCGGCGCTCTATCAAAGGCGCCTGGACGTCGACGTCAATCCTCAACCCGCGCGGATCGTCCGCAAAGTGAAGCTCGCACGCCACGCGACCGAGCATCCCGGGCGCGCGGCTCGCCGCTTCACGATGCGCATACCGAACCGCATGCACGTGCGCATGCACGTCTTTTCGCGCGATCGCGAGCAGCTCTGCACGATCTTCCAACGAGGTTTCCACAGGAAGCTCGAGGATCAGGCTCGTCGACCCGTACCAGACGCGCTCGTCGTCCTCGTCCCGCGGCGCGCCCTCGCTCATCGCGTCGGCGTTCGCGAAGAGCTCGCGCCAACGCCCTTCGGTGGTGCGGATCATCGAGCCGTTGCGCTCGACGAGCGGCGGCTGACGCGTACGAGCAAGCCCGGGCCCACGACGTGCGTTCGTCACATGACGATCGTCGCAAGTCGGATCGTGGCTTCGCCACTTTCTGTCAACGCAGGGGCTGCGCCCCTGCACGCCGCGCGCTCGCTTTCGACTGGGAGGGTTGGGTCGCCGTCGCCGTCGCCGTCGGCGTTGAGCGCGCGGTAGCGTCAGCCTCTAAGGACCTCAGTAAGCGGCGCGGAGGTGGCGGGCGGGCGGGTCGAGGGGGACGGTGATGGGCTCGATGAGGACGCCTTGCGGGGTCGACTCGATCCAGGTGGCGTGGGCGACCTGGGGGTGATCGTCGCCTCCGTACGAGAGGGGCTGCTTGAGGCCGTCGGGGGCTTCGCCGATGCTGCCGACGTTCACGACGCGGACGCCGCCGATGTCGCGCTGGAACGGGGTGTGGCTCATGCCGCAGACGACGACGTCGCCGCAATCGTCGCCGAGCTCTGCGTCGATCTCCTCGTCCGTCATGTCGAACGTGAGCGCCTCGTCGGGGTGCAGCGGAGAGCCGTGCACGAGGACGAGCTCGCCGCCGTCCTCGAGCGGGACGCGCTGATGGGTCGGGAGCCGGCGGATGCGCTCGAGCACGAGGTCGCCGAGCTCGGCGCGGACCTGCTTCATGCGCTCGAGCATCACGCGCTCGTGCTCGCTGCGGGGGTGGAGCGAGCTCGGGTCGAGCGTGGCGAGCGCCTTGTCCGAGACGCCCTGCACCATCACCGCGCCCGCGGCGGTGAGGCGGCGCCACGTCTCGAGCGGCTCCGGCCCCGGGAACACGATGTCGCCCGCGACGAGCAGCTTGTGGAACGACCGGCGCTCCGCGGTGGCGAGCACGGCGCGCAGCGCGTCGAGGTTCCCGTGAATGTCGGAGACGCAGAGCATCAGCATCGGAGCGGCCGCAGCTTAGCGCGCTGGGCAAAGCCCTCCAAACCCCCTTCGCCGTGGTGGGAAATGGGGGGCGAGGGGGGCGAAGCCCCCGTTCGTCGTGAGCCCCAGGCGAACGACCGGGGTATGGGGCGGAGCCCCATCACAAAGAGGCGCGGAGGTCGCGGACGAGCTCGCGGACGGCGGCGTCGCTCTTCGGGTCCTTCTCGATCCGGCGGACGATCTCGGAGCCGACGACGACGCCATCGGCGTGCTCCGCCGCGATGCGGGCGCGGTCGGCGGAGTCGATGCCGAAGCCGACGACGGTCGGGCGCTTCGTCACCTCGCGCACGCGCTTCGCCTCCTCGCCCGCCTTGCCGAGCACCTCGCTCGCGCCCGCGCCGCCGGTCACGCCCGTCATCGAGACGTAGTAGACGAAGGGGACCGGGTAGCGGTTCGCGAAGAGCCCGATCTTCTCGATGCGATCGAGCTTCGTCGTCGGCGCGACGAGCGGCACGACGCCGACGTTCCGCACCGCGCAGGCCTCGCGGAGCGGGGTCGACTCGTCGATCGGGAGATCGACGACGAGGAGCGCGTCGACGCCCGCGTTCGCGACCGCGCGCGCGGCGTCCTGCTCGCCGCGCACGAAGAGCGGGTTGTAGTAGCCGAACAGGACGAGCGGCACGTCCGACTTTTCTCGGATCGCGCGCGCGACCTCGAGCGTCTCGGCGAGGCCGCCGCCGCGCGCGAGCGCGCGCTGGCTCGCGCGGGCGATCGCGACGCCGTCGGCGGACGGATCGCTGAAGGGGCAGCCGAGCTCGAGGACGTCCGCGCCCTCCTCCGCGCACGCGAGCGCGAGCGCGATCGAGCGCTCGGCGTCGGGGTCGCCCACGCAGAGGTACGTGACGAGGACCTTCTTTCCTTCCGCCGCGCGCTTCGCGAAGACGTCGTCGATCCGTCCCATCAGTTGGCCTCGTTCCCGAGGCAACGCGCGAGGAGCGTCTCCAGATCCTTGTCGCCGCGACCGGAGAGGCAGAGCACGATCGTGGCGGGGCGCCCGATCCCCTTCGCCACCTCGGACGCGATCTCGCCGAGCTTCGCGATCGGGTGCGACGTCTCGAGCGCGGGGATGATCCCCTCCGTCCGCGCGACGAGCGACGCGGCGGCGAGGGCCTCCTCGTCCGTCGCCGAGAGGTAACGCGCGCGCCCCGACGTCTTGAGCCACGAGTGCTCGGGGCCGACGCCGGGGTAGTCGAGGCCCGCGCTGATCGAGTGCGCCTCCTTGATCTGCCCGCCCTCGTCGCAGAGGACGAAGCTCTTCGAGCCGTGGAGGATGCCGACGCGACCGGCGGTGAGGGTCGCGGCGTGCTTGTCGGTCGCGACGCCGTGCCCGGCCGCCTCGACGCCGTAGAGCTTCACGCTCGCGGCGGCGAGGAAGCCGCGGAACATGCCGATCGCGTTCGAGCCGCCGCCGACGCACGCGACCGCGGCGTCCGGCAAGCGCCCGGTCCGCTCCATCAGCTGCGCGCGCGCCTCGGTGCCGATGATCGACTGGAGCTTCGCGACGAGCTCGGGGTACGGGTGCGGGCCCGCCGCGCTGCCGATGCAGTAGTGCGTCGTCGCGACGTTGGTGACCCAGTCGCGGAGCGCCTCGTTCATCGCGTCCTTGAGCGTCTTCGAGCCTGACTCGACCGCGATGACCTTCGCGCCGAGGAGCTTCATCCGGCCGACGTTGGGCGCCTGGCGCTTCACGTCCTCCGCGCCCATGTAGACCTCGCACGGGAGCCCGATCAGCGCGCACGCCGTCGCCGTCGCGACGCCGTGCTGCCCCGCGCCCGTCTCCGCGATGATGCGCGTCTTGCCCATCTTCGAAGCGAGGAGGACCTGCCCGATCGCGTTGTTGATCTTGTGCGCGCCCGTGTGACAGAGGTCCTCGCGCTTGAAGAAGAGGCGGCCGATCGTCTTCTTCGACGGATCGATCTCGCGCGCGAGGCGATGCGCCTCCGTGAGCGGCGTGGGCCGGCCGACGTAGTTCGTGAGGAGCGCGTTGAGCTCGGTTTTGTAGGCCTCCGACGTCCCGATCCCGGCGATCGCCTCGGTGAGCTCGTCGAGGGCGGGGATCAGCGTCTCGGAGACGAAGCGTCCGCCGTAGGGCCCGTACCAGCCGGGATTCTGCGGATGATGAGAAGACGGCACGCGACCAACGTATCAGGCCTCTGCGCCGGCGGCTGGGGACACGGCCGCTTCGGGCGGAATACGGCGCCGTCGGTCGAAATGCCTCCGTCACCCGAGCGTCTCAACGTGGTTTACCGCAATCAACCTACATGCCTCGACCATTAACGTCCGCGCCCACGATGATGAACCCCGAGCTCTGGCGCGTGCAGTTGGGTACCGGCGAGGTCCGCATCATGACCCTCGACGAGCTCGATCGAGCCTTCGACGCGGGCTACATCCACGCGCGGACGAACGTCCTCGCTCCGGGCTCGTTCCACTGGACGACGCTCGGCGAAGCGGCGGGCCTCGACGAGCCTCAGGTCGAGCAGACGCCGAGCCTCTCGCCGATGGCGATCGCGTCGAGCTCGCCCTCGGCGTACTCGTTCCCGCAGATCCCGCAGCAGTCGGGCCTCTCGATGCACTCGTTCGGCGTCGGCGACGACGATCCGGACTTCGCCCCGCGCCGCAAGCGCGGCCTCGTCTTCGGCTTCTTCGTCGCCGCCGCGGCCGCGGCGTGCACGTTCGCCGTCACCACCGGCAAGCTCGGCGGCGGCATCGCGGCCGAGCACCACGAGGCGGCGACCGCCGCGCTCGCGCCGGCGGTGGAGCAGACCCTCCCCGCCGCGGCGACGCCCGCGCCGAAGCCGGAGGAGAAGGCCGAGGAGACGAAGGAAGAGGCGAAGCCCGCGGGCCTCGCCGACGACCTCAAGAAGAAGCTCCTCGACGCGGACAAGGAGCGCGAGGCGAAGCTGAAGGCGAAGGCCGAGAAGGCAGGCAAGGGCCTGAAGCGCCGCATCCGGAGCCGCGGCAACAGCGGCGAAGGCGCGACCAGCGCGAAGGACGAGAAGCTCGTCCAGGGCGGCGACAAGTTCGACCCGCTCAACGGCAGCCTCTAAGCGCGGGGCTTTGCCGATGCGTCGCGCGATGTCGACGCTGAGAGCGGTGCGCGAGTCCCTCGTCGAGGCCTCGCGCCGGCATAGCCGCGTGGCGCACGAAGTGGAGGACCTCGCGCACGACATCGTCGTGTCTGCGTTGCGACGCGGGACTCCGCTCGACGGCGAGACCTTTCTCTGCAACGTCCAGAGCGCGGTGCGAAGACACGGTGCCTTCCTCGCCCGCACCGCCGGGCGCCGCCGGGCTCGCGAAATGCGCAGCGCGGACGTCGCGGGCGGCGACGACACCGGAGATGACCTCGGAGCTGACGGTGCTCCGCCGTCGACGCTGTCGCCCACGCTGCAGACGACGCTGTTCCTGCTCGTCTTGGGGCTCGAGAAGGCCGAGCTCCGCGTGGCGCTCGGCGTCACCGATGCGGCGCTGCGGAAGCGGTTTCAGGCCCTGCGGGAGCACAGCCCCGTTGCTCGTCCCGACATTCCGATTCCGACGAGGACTCCTGCGCTCTCGGAGCTACGCCGCAGTCAGGTCAAGCTGCTTCCTCGGCTCACGGTGGCGCTCGGCGGTCACGCTCGGCGGACCCTCGCTGCCGGCGATCCCGACGGCCACGGGTTGATTTTCATCGAGGCGCTCACACCGGGCCGTCGCACGGCAACTCCTGGTACGTCCGCTGTGAAAGGAGACCCATGCTCAACGCCCAGATCAAGAACCTCGCCATCGTCTTCATAGTCGGGGACCTCGCCCGCGCTCACCGCTTCTATTCGAAGACCCTCGGGCTCACGTTCGAGGTCGAAGACTTCGAAAATGGCTACCTCCAGGCTCGTCTTCCGGGCGACGTCGAGTTCGTGTTCTTGCCGGGCGAGGCGTCACGCGGGTCGAGCCCGCAGGTGGTCTTTGGTCTCGCCAAAGGCGGCATCGACGCGCTCGTCGCCTCGCTCGCCGCCGCGGGCGTCGAGATCGTCACGCCCGTGACCGAAGCTCCGGGCGGCTGGTCCGCCGAGCTCAAGGATCCCGACGGCCACATGCTCTCGCTGTACCAGGACGGCGCGCTCCCACGCTGAGGCAGTCGGCCGGAATCGGGTCCAGGAAGGGGAGGGAGTGCGGCGAGGCGCGGCGCAGCATCGACGTGCCTGTGCTCAA
This sequence is a window from Labilithrix sp.. Protein-coding genes within it:
- the trpA gene encoding tryptophan synthase subunit alpha, whose amino-acid sequence is MGRIDDVFAKRAAEGKKVLVTYLCVGDPDAERSIALALACAEEGADVLELGCPFSDPSADGVAIARASQRALARGGGLAETLEVARAIREKSDVPLVLFGYYNPLFVRGEQDAARAVANAGVDALLVVDLPIDESTPLREACAVRNVGVVPLVAPTTKLDRIEKIGLFANRYPVPFVYYVSMTGVTGGAGASEVLGKAGEEAKRVREVTKRPTVVGFGIDSADRARIAAEHADGVVVGSEIVRRIEKDPKSDAAVRELVRDLRASL
- a CDS encoding carbon-nitrogen hydrolase family protein; protein product: MRAAVIQLSSQDDVRKNLERATALVAEAARAGATLIALPENFAFMGEESHKREIAESTEEGSQGPITKAIVEAARASGVWLVAGGMPEKTADPARPFNTSLLVSPEGAVVARYRKIHLFDVDLPDGTKLLESGATSAGSEPNVATLEPERKLGMTICYDLRFPELYRRLASEGVRIVTVPAAFTLTTGKDHWHVLLRARAIENQVFVLAPAQHGRHPRNRQTYGKSLIVDPWGDVLAQAAEGEGWAAATLDFAAQDRVRASLPCLTHRRL
- a CDS encoding tetratricopeptide repeat protein; its protein translation is MPTSKKQKGNTKGGQKKPDAKKGGQVIHVAFGPGGGRIQHAEPVAPPAPEPTPPPPSTGEPVTDVFSPREVAKLLGVTVARLRNLDKSNVVSPSATRNGRKAYTFQDLIALRATRGLLDQNIRLKDVVQAIGALRRALPRVTRPLQELRIVSDGRKVVVKAEDGAFEPVSGQMVLDFRVDGLRDDVVRVLRQEPDGLRARSAYDFYMRASALDEDPTSFDQAEELYKKATELDPNLAIAYTNLGNIRFRRGDEAGAEQLYRKALAIDERQPEAHYNLGYVMLERGYASRAVTYFEAAIKTDPRFADAHFNLAMAYEALADKARARVHWKRYLELEPTGTWADIARDHL
- a CDS encoding metallophosphoesterase family protein, which codes for MLCVSDIHGNLDALRAVLATAERRSFHKLLVAGDIVFPGPEPLETWRRLTAAGAVMVQGVSDKALATLDPSSLHPRSEHERVMLERMKQVRAELGDLVLERIRRLPTHQRVPLEDGGELVLVHGSPLHPDEALTFDMTDEEIDAELGDDCGDVVVCGMSHTPFQRDIGGVRVVNVGSIGEAPDGLKQPLSYGGDDHPQVAHATWIESTPQGVLIEPITVPLDPPARHLRAAY
- a CDS encoding VOC family protein codes for the protein MLNAQIKNLAIVFIVGDLARAHRFYSKTLGLTFEVEDFENGYLQARLPGDVEFVFLPGEASRGSSPQVVFGLAKGGIDALVASLAAAGVEIVTPVTEAPGGWSAELKDPDGHMLSLYQDGALPR
- a CDS encoding DUF2652 domain-containing protein; its protein translation is MKLHRVNLAHAQVIIATLLEAVIDGAEPKLKLAKLEGDAAFFYAKLPQQQSDKDALAQFASIAGRIRRAFLEKQAEFESDRLCNCDSCVQAAQLTLKFVAHVGEVAFQRIKRLTELAGVDVIFVHRLLKNNVPIPEYMLMSEPVFERLDPDLKPLGKESKEDLEGLGEVKTIYIDFTEIAKERPEIVQRSFFQKLSAWFKLTLRAIPFFANKRKSCEGFRNFPGIEPPPDSLVLPAGVPSMTPPSMIVESDDKLSVAPPTKPSEDLPAATKADGA
- a CDS encoding pyridoxal-phosphate dependent enzyme; protein product: MIDRAFFDAARARVRDRILTTRVVDVVPGVVPAGAGAEVTPAVDDRLDAPLRLKLECLQVTGSFKARGALNRVLALPPEVAARGIVTASGGNHGLAVAFAGHAVGTPTTVYLPNHTSAEKARRIERWGATVVRAGDVWDDAHAAAIARAERDGLTYVHPFADPDVVAGQGTIALELFEQAPDTDALVVAIGGGGLVAGAGKAARLLRPGLRIVGVEPAGAPTLYESLRANDVIELPAIATKAGTLAPRRSERYTFEIVREVVDEIVLVTDDEMRDAARWLLANVGVGVELSGAAAVAAVLARRAPLAGARRPCALVCGAGTDAVPT
- the trpB gene encoding tryptophan synthase subunit beta; this translates as MPSSHHPQNPGWYGPYGGRFVSETLIPALDELTEAIAGIGTSEAYKTELNALLTNYVGRPTPLTEAHRLAREIDPSKKTIGRLFFKREDLCHTGAHKINNAIGQVLLASKMGKTRIIAETGAGQHGVATATACALIGLPCEVYMGAEDVKRQAPNVGRMKLLGAKVIAVESGSKTLKDAMNEALRDWVTNVATTHYCIGSAAGPHPYPELVAKLQSIIGTEARAQLMERTGRLPDAAVACVGGGSNAIGMFRGFLAAASVKLYGVEAAGHGVATDKHAATLTAGRVGILHGSKSFVLCDEGGQIKEAHSISAGLDYPGVGPEHSWLKTSGRARYLSATDEEALAAASLVARTEGIIPALETSHPIAKLGEIASEVAKGIGRPATIVLCLSGRGDKDLETLLARCLGNEAN